Proteins encoded within one genomic window of Cryptosporangium minutisporangium:
- a CDS encoding DUF3027 domain-containing protein: MTGNPEATDATRPGKAAARRAPRAVKLDAVCAQATDLALEAAREVGGEMVGAPADVTADGERLVTHRFAALQPGYSGWYWTVTVARAPRSKHVTVSEVALLPGSDALLAPEWVPWSERLRPGDLGVGDLLPTAPDDDRLVPGYVLSDDPELAEVEYEIGFGRPRVMSRLGRDETAERWYTSRSGPESDLAKAAPARCGTCGFYLQLAGSLGSIFGACGNLFAPDDGRIVSADHGCGAHSEALVEPTPPVPPAPMALDDDIEVIRTTHTPGSVEDSTDAEPLGHG, from the coding sequence GTGACCGGGAACCCAGAGGCCACTGATGCAACCCGGCCCGGCAAAGCTGCCGCGCGCCGGGCCCCTCGCGCTGTCAAACTCGACGCCGTCTGCGCGCAAGCCACCGACCTCGCCCTCGAAGCGGCCCGTGAGGTCGGCGGCGAGATGGTGGGCGCGCCGGCAGACGTCACCGCCGACGGCGAACGACTGGTCACTCACCGGTTCGCCGCGCTCCAGCCCGGCTACTCCGGCTGGTACTGGACGGTCACCGTGGCGCGCGCACCACGGTCCAAGCACGTGACGGTCAGCGAGGTCGCGCTGCTGCCGGGCTCGGACGCGCTGCTGGCACCGGAGTGGGTGCCGTGGAGCGAGCGGCTGCGCCCCGGAGACCTGGGGGTCGGCGACCTGCTGCCGACCGCACCCGACGACGACCGGCTGGTGCCCGGTTACGTGCTCTCCGACGACCCCGAGCTCGCCGAGGTGGAGTACGAGATCGGCTTCGGCCGTCCGCGCGTGATGAGCCGGCTGGGCCGGGATGAGACCGCCGAGCGCTGGTACACCAGCCGCTCCGGGCCGGAGAGCGACCTCGCGAAGGCCGCTCCGGCGCGCTGCGGCACCTGCGGCTTCTACCTGCAGCTGGCCGGGTCGCTCGGCTCGATCTTCGGTGCATGCGGCAACCTGTTCGCGCCGGACGACGGCCGGATCGTGTCGGCCGACCACGGCTGTGGTGCGCACTCCGAGGCGCTGGTCGAGCCGACTCCGCCGGTGCCGCCCGCGCCGATGGCGCTCGACGACGACATCGAGGTCATCCGCACCACGCACACGCCCGGCTCGGTGGAGGACTCCACCGATGCCGAGCCGCTCGGTCACGGCTAA
- a CDS encoding MFS transporter: MVNDGPHGADSPARNYSRGPFATAVSGAARFGGRGWARVRHARRADGADETGLHRMFDLHGLSCAGDALVAVGLAGTIFFSVPVGEARVRVALYLLITMAPFALLAPLVGPVLDRFRHGRRYALATTMLARGFLAYAIADQLDTWVLYPAAFGVLVMSKSYGVARSAAVPRLLPSRITLVEANARGSLAGTIFGGLAGAVGAALATFGPGWALRLATVVFFVGMVLSLRLPAGVDSDRPEVPPRVFALLAHREALRLWNLPVWAAVTAGATLRAVFGFLALFMAFRVREDDLLLAPLTALGTIAVALAAGSFVATLIGTRLKLHRPLLLDAIAVSGVALGAAVAAVFYSLPVLVLLAFGTALASSLAKLAVDAVIQERLPDESRASAFAHSETMIQLAWVSGGAAGLIPLSGRWGLAMVALIVALVAVRVGAWAWAAQRAATAPATDPASEWTLQAYSAPSPTLERHSAGPARGV; the protein is encoded by the coding sequence GTGGTAAACGACGGCCCTCACGGCGCTGACAGCCCAGCGCGGAACTATTCCCGGGGACCGTTCGCGACCGCGGTTTCGGGGGCGGCGCGGTTCGGCGGACGTGGCTGGGCTCGGGTACGACACGCGCGCCGTGCGGACGGCGCCGACGAGACCGGTCTGCACCGGATGTTCGACCTGCACGGACTGTCATGTGCCGGTGACGCTTTGGTCGCCGTCGGGCTGGCCGGGACGATCTTCTTCTCGGTGCCGGTCGGCGAGGCGCGGGTCCGGGTCGCGCTCTACCTGCTGATCACGATGGCGCCGTTCGCGCTGCTCGCTCCCCTGGTGGGGCCGGTGCTCGACCGGTTCCGGCACGGACGCCGGTACGCGCTGGCCACGACGATGCTGGCTCGGGGCTTCCTGGCGTACGCGATCGCCGACCAGCTCGACACCTGGGTGCTGTACCCGGCGGCGTTCGGCGTGCTGGTGATGTCGAAGTCGTACGGTGTGGCGCGCTCGGCCGCCGTGCCACGCCTGCTGCCGTCCCGGATCACGCTCGTCGAGGCGAACGCCCGTGGATCGCTGGCCGGGACGATCTTCGGCGGCCTCGCCGGTGCGGTCGGGGCGGCGCTGGCGACGTTCGGCCCGGGGTGGGCGCTGCGGCTGGCGACCGTGGTGTTCTTCGTCGGCATGGTGCTCTCGCTGCGGCTGCCCGCCGGCGTCGACTCGGATCGGCCGGAGGTACCGCCGCGGGTGTTCGCGCTGCTGGCGCACCGTGAGGCGCTGCGGCTGTGGAACCTGCCGGTCTGGGCAGCGGTCACCGCGGGCGCGACGCTCCGTGCGGTGTTCGGATTCCTCGCGCTGTTCATGGCGTTCCGGGTGCGGGAGGACGACCTGCTGCTGGCGCCGCTGACGGCGCTGGGCACGATCGCCGTCGCGCTGGCCGCCGGAAGCTTCGTGGCGACGCTGATCGGCACCCGGCTGAAGCTCCACCGACCGCTGCTGCTGGACGCGATCGCGGTCAGCGGCGTCGCGCTCGGTGCTGCCGTGGCGGCGGTGTTCTACTCGCTGCCGGTGCTGGTGCTGCTCGCGTTCGGCACCGCGCTCGCCAGCAGCCTGGCGAAGCTCGCGGTGGACGCGGTGATCCAGGAGCGGTTGCCGGACGAGTCGCGGGCCAGCGCATTCGCCCACTCCGAGACGATGATCCAGCTGGCGTGGGTGAGCGGCGGAGCGGCGGGCTTGATACCGCTGTCCGGGCGGTGGGGGTTGGCGATGGTCGCGCTGATCGTGGCCCTGGTGGCGGTGCGGGTCGGCGCGTGGGCGTGGGCAGCGCAGCGGGCCGCCACTGCCCCGGCGACCGACCCCGCGAGCGAGTGGACCCTCCAGGCCTACAGCGCCCCCTCGCCCACCCTCGAGCGGCACTCGGCCGGTCCCGCCCGCGGCGTGTGA
- a CDS encoding helicase-associated domain-containing protein yields MSTASLADHYRALTDEQLERLFAARPDLAVPVPSDFSVLAQRAHSRMSVARALDHLDRFHLEVLDALRLVGGAEHRADRKRVLDLLASAPAGTGSGGSAAHPVPDFSVRRVLDHLITLGLAWPDGETVLRLPTVLDEVTSRYPAGLGRPVTTLVEDERTEDLAPVLAALHLPAASQPEATVLIGEAFGDSVRLAALLDACPPEALVVLERLASGGNPVGAIRDVRRPTDPTDADSPVRWLLVHGLLVPLDASTVELPREVGLALRGDAPLGPLHPTEPAPTADAAAPAITPDRIDGAGSGQALEVLRQTTTLLDACAAEPPPVLKAGGLGVRDLRRLARTAGVDEATAALLLEIAHEAGLLARTPDADPTWLPTAAFDVWQATPAERRWVQLAGAWLAMARMPALVGTRDDRDRAIAALSAEVTRSAAPTLRAQTLQVLVEYPGPLTHADVVSVLDWRAPRRGGRRRDEVISEQLAEATTLGVVAQTTLTRYGRALVTGEDPVPLLADLIPDPVDHVLVQADLTVVAPGPLEPTLAAEMALVADVESAGGATVYRVTPESVRRALDAGRSGSELQAFFGARSRTPVPQSLTYLIDDVARRHGGLRVGAAGSYLRTDDPALLATVLADRRCAELGLRRIADTVLVSSASVQRVIDLLRGSGYVPAAEDAGGGLVLGWPEAKRAPGRSNRAVPRGASEISLDRDYLAGAVVAVRRGDEAARTARRAPVLTQQGEADPGAALGVLQQAARDRARVWLSYVDAHGGVTARVVRPVSVGAGYLRAEDDRTETEHTFALHRVVSAIRTPE; encoded by the coding sequence GTGAGCACGGCGAGCCTGGCAGACCACTACCGCGCGTTGACCGACGAACAGCTGGAACGGCTGTTCGCCGCGCGCCCGGATCTGGCCGTGCCGGTGCCGTCCGACTTCTCCGTATTGGCCCAACGTGCCCACTCCCGGATGTCGGTCGCCCGCGCCCTCGATCACCTCGACCGGTTCCACCTGGAAGTACTCGACGCACTCCGCCTGGTCGGCGGCGCCGAGCACCGGGCCGACCGGAAACGAGTGCTTGATCTACTCGCCAGCGCACCGGCGGGCACCGGCTCGGGCGGCAGCGCAGCTCACCCGGTGCCCGACTTCTCCGTCCGCCGGGTACTGGACCACCTGATCACGCTCGGGCTCGCGTGGCCGGACGGCGAGACCGTGCTCCGCCTGCCCACCGTGCTCGACGAGGTCACCTCGCGCTACCCGGCCGGCCTCGGCCGCCCGGTGACGACGCTGGTGGAGGACGAGCGAACCGAGGACCTCGCACCGGTCCTGGCCGCGCTGCACCTCCCTGCGGCATCGCAGCCGGAGGCCACGGTGCTCATCGGGGAGGCTTTCGGCGATTCGGTGCGGCTGGCCGCCCTGCTCGACGCCTGCCCGCCCGAGGCGCTCGTGGTGCTGGAGCGGCTGGCGAGCGGCGGCAACCCGGTCGGAGCGATCCGCGACGTTCGCCGCCCGACCGATCCGACGGACGCCGACAGTCCTGTGCGCTGGCTCCTCGTCCATGGCCTGCTGGTGCCGCTGGACGCGTCCACCGTCGAACTCCCCCGGGAAGTCGGGCTGGCCCTACGCGGCGATGCGCCGCTCGGTCCGCTGCACCCGACCGAGCCGGCACCCACAGCGGACGCCGCCGCCCCGGCGATCACCCCCGATCGCATCGACGGCGCGGGCTCCGGCCAAGCCCTCGAAGTACTCCGACAGACCACCACCTTGCTCGACGCGTGCGCCGCGGAGCCGCCGCCGGTGCTGAAAGCGGGCGGGCTCGGCGTCCGCGATCTGCGTCGGCTCGCTCGGACCGCCGGGGTGGACGAGGCGACCGCGGCGCTCCTGCTGGAGATCGCCCACGAAGCCGGACTGCTCGCCCGGACCCCGGACGCCGACCCGACCTGGCTCCCGACGGCCGCCTTTGACGTCTGGCAGGCGACGCCGGCCGAACGGCGCTGGGTCCAGCTGGCCGGCGCCTGGCTCGCGATGGCCCGGATGCCGGCGCTGGTCGGCACGCGGGACGACCGGGACCGGGCGATCGCCGCGCTGTCGGCGGAGGTGACCCGGTCCGCCGCGCCCACGCTGCGGGCTCAGACCCTCCAGGTGCTGGTCGAGTACCCCGGTCCGCTGACGCACGCCGACGTGGTGAGCGTGCTGGACTGGCGGGCTCCCCGGCGCGGCGGGCGACGTCGGGACGAGGTGATCAGCGAGCAACTCGCCGAGGCGACCACGCTCGGCGTCGTCGCGCAGACCACGCTCACCAGGTACGGACGAGCGCTGGTCACCGGGGAGGATCCCGTTCCGCTGCTCGCCGACCTGATCCCCGACCCGGTGGACCACGTCCTCGTCCAGGCCGACCTGACCGTCGTGGCGCCCGGGCCGCTGGAGCCGACGCTCGCCGCCGAGATGGCGCTGGTCGCCGACGTCGAGTCCGCCGGTGGCGCCACGGTCTACCGGGTGACCCCGGAGAGCGTCCGCCGGGCCTTGGACGCCGGGCGGTCGGGTAGCGAGCTCCAGGCGTTCTTCGGCGCCCGGTCCCGGACGCCGGTGCCGCAGTCCCTGACGTACCTCATCGACGACGTGGCCCGTCGGCACGGCGGGCTGCGTGTCGGTGCAGCCGGCTCCTACCTGCGCACCGACGACCCGGCGCTGCTCGCCACCGTGCTGGCCGACCGACGCTGCGCGGAGTTGGGCCTGCGGCGGATCGCCGACACGGTGCTGGTGAGCAGCGCGTCGGTCCAGCGGGTCATCGACCTGCTACGCGGCTCCGGGTACGTCCCGGCCGCGGAGGACGCCGGCGGTGGGCTGGTGCTCGGGTGGCCGGAGGCCAAGCGGGCGCCCGGACGGTCGAACCGCGCCGTGCCGCGCGGCGCGAGCGAAATCTCGCTCGATCGGGACTACCTGGCCGGCGCGGTGGTAGCGGTCCGACGCGGCGACGAGGCCGCCCGGACGGCCCGCCGGGCGCCGGTGCTCACCCAGCAGGGCGAGGCCGATCCCGGTGCGGCGCTCGGCGTCCTGCAGCAGGCGGCGCGCGACCGCGCGCGGGTCTGGCTGAGTTATGTGGACGCGCACGGCGGCGTCACTGCTCGAGTGGTCCGGCCGGTCTCGGTCGGTGCCGGTTACCTCCGCGCCGAAGACGACCGGACGGAGACCGAGCACACTTTCGCTCTGCACCGCGTGGTCTCAGCGATCAGGACGCCGGAATGA
- a CDS encoding cold-shock protein has product MPTGKVKWFDPERGFGFLARDEGGDVFVHKGALPQGVTELKPGTRVEFGVAAGRKGDQALSVRVIDPLPSLVAQTRRPADELHGMVEDMIKVLEARVQPDLRRGRYPDRKAARKIAELVHAVARELEV; this is encoded by the coding sequence GTGCCGACCGGCAAGGTGAAGTGGTTCGACCCGGAGCGCGGCTTCGGATTCCTGGCCCGGGACGAAGGCGGCGACGTGTTCGTCCACAAAGGCGCGTTACCGCAGGGTGTCACGGAGCTGAAGCCCGGCACCCGGGTCGAGTTCGGCGTGGCCGCCGGACGCAAGGGTGACCAGGCGTTGTCCGTACGAGTCATCGACCCGTTGCCCTCGCTGGTAGCTCAGACCCGCCGTCCGGCGGACGAACTGCACGGCATGGTCGAGGACATGATCAAGGTGCTCGAGGCGCGCGTGCAGCCCGATCTTCGGCGGGGTCGCTACCCCGACCGCAAGGCGGCCCGCAAGATCGCCGAGCTGGTTCACGCCGTAGCCCGCGAACTAGAGGTCTAG
- the yidD gene encoding membrane protein insertion efficiency factor YidD has protein sequence MANEAGWVLLAGWRRWRETRRRKRRHRRHSKATDAGSCGLDACDGCDGCSGCDCNLGLLSLGTLLMLVPFLRSTPTPRPRSGRRSATAAGGVVLIRGYQRMLSRHLPTRCRYEPSCSEYGAQAVRRYGLLDGSRLIAARINRCTSEVPLGTPDPLQ, from the coding sequence GTGGCGAACGAAGCCGGGTGGGTGCTGCTAGCCGGGTGGCGGCGCTGGCGCGAGACGCGTCGGCGCAAGCGGCGTCACCGGCGGCACTCGAAAGCCACCGACGCGGGGTCCTGCGGCCTGGATGCGTGTGACGGCTGCGACGGTTGCAGCGGCTGCGACTGCAACCTCGGTCTGCTCAGCCTGGGGACGCTTCTGATGCTGGTGCCGTTCCTGCGGTCGACGCCCACACCGCGTCCGCGGTCGGGCCGGCGTTCCGCTACTGCGGCGGGTGGGGTGGTGCTGATCCGCGGGTATCAACGCATGCTCAGCCGGCACCTGCCGACGCGCTGCCGCTACGAGCCGTCGTGCAGCGAGTACGGCGCCCAGGCCGTGCGGCGATACGGCCTGCTGGACGGGTCGCGCCTGATCGCTGCGCGGATCAACCGGTGTACGAGTGAGGTCCCGCTGGGTACTCCCGACCCACTCCAGTGA
- a CDS encoding flavodoxin family protein — protein MSTLLVVHHTISPATQELLEAVLAGARTDEIEGVDVVARPALAATVPDALAADGVLLGTPANIGYMSGALKHFFDQIYYPCLDAKAGTPYGVWVHGNNDVSGALRGVETITTGLGWQQVAAPVTVTGAPDKAAREACWELGATVAASLMD, from the coding sequence ATGAGCACGTTGCTGGTGGTTCACCACACGATCTCGCCGGCGACGCAGGAGCTGTTGGAGGCGGTGCTCGCCGGCGCCCGCACGGACGAGATCGAGGGCGTGGACGTCGTAGCCCGCCCGGCGCTGGCCGCCACCGTGCCGGATGCCCTGGCCGCGGACGGCGTCCTGCTCGGGACACCCGCGAACATCGGCTACATGTCCGGTGCGCTGAAGCACTTCTTCGACCAGATCTACTACCCGTGCCTGGACGCCAAAGCCGGGACGCCGTACGGCGTCTGGGTGCACGGCAACAACGACGTCAGCGGCGCACTGCGCGGCGTCGAAACGATCACCACCGGCTTGGGCTGGCAACAGGTCGCCGCGCCGGTGACGGTGACCGGGGCGCCGGACAAGGCAGCCCGCGAAGCCTGCTGGGAACTCGGCGCAACGGTGGCCGCGAGCCTGATGGACTGA
- the mqnB gene encoding futalosine hydrolase: protein MRVLLVTAVPAELDAALGDVAPGPITGLAGGVGPVAAAVSTAMALASGEYDLVVSAGLAGGFAGRAPIGSVVVADTVRWADLGADTEEGFLDLTGLGLAGGDVLSATGGRWVTDALGAAGVPALTGEVLTLATMTGTDRRGAELATVHPTAVAEAMEGYGVAWAARAAGVRWAELRAVSNLIGRRDRSAWDIPAAFDALRRAISALAAASD from the coding sequence ATGCGGGTGCTGCTCGTCACCGCCGTCCCGGCCGAGTTGGACGCGGCGCTCGGCGACGTCGCGCCCGGGCCGATCACCGGCCTGGCCGGTGGTGTGGGGCCGGTAGCGGCCGCGGTGAGCACCGCGATGGCGCTGGCGTCCGGTGAGTACGACCTGGTCGTCTCGGCCGGCCTGGCCGGTGGCTTCGCCGGTCGGGCCCCGATCGGCTCGGTGGTCGTGGCCGACACCGTCCGGTGGGCGGATCTCGGCGCGGACACCGAGGAGGGCTTCCTCGACCTCACCGGGCTCGGGCTGGCCGGTGGTGACGTGCTGTCCGCGACGGGTGGCCGGTGGGTGACCGACGCCCTGGGCGCGGCCGGCGTCCCCGCACTGACCGGCGAGGTCCTCACCCTCGCCACGATGACCGGTACCGACCGTCGCGGCGCCGAGCTGGCGACCGTCCACCCGACCGCGGTGGCCGAGGCGATGGAGGGCTACGGGGTGGCGTGGGCCGCCCGCGCCGCCGGCGTCCGCTGGGCCGAGCTACGCGCGGTGAGCAACCTGATCGGTCGGCGCGACCGGAGCGCCTGGGACATTCCGGCCGCGTTCGACGCCCTGCGCCGCGCGATCAGCGCTCTCGCCGCAGCATCGGACTGA
- a CDS encoding L,D-transpeptidase: protein MVGPGPGATASSQIDVAAPARTGDGRASRSGGNCGRTGPGQARVERYLATQTARFGQVSMDAKQDAVDCAAIKKFQTAVALPTATGFADDATAEIADRLYNSTPASCEADADATTVCVDLSHQTLWVMRDGSVVFAPVVIRTSGAKLATPTGQFEITEKEPTLSGAELPYWQRFFEDFGLHATDTSFYTEPDSDSRGVNLLSGDAKTVYGLTEIGSEVHVFGHKAGT from the coding sequence ATGGTGGGTCCCGGCCCGGGAGCCACCGCCTCGTCCCAGATCGACGTCGCCGCGCCGGCCCGCACCGGTGACGGGCGCGCGTCCCGCTCCGGCGGCAATTGCGGCCGCACCGGTCCGGGCCAGGCCCGGGTGGAGCGGTACCTCGCGACTCAGACCGCCCGCTTCGGCCAGGTCTCGATGGACGCGAAGCAGGACGCCGTCGACTGCGCGGCGATCAAGAAGTTCCAGACCGCGGTCGCGCTGCCAACCGCTACCGGGTTCGCCGACGACGCCACGGCAGAGATCGCGGACCGGCTCTACAACTCCACCCCGGCCTCCTGCGAGGCGGACGCCGACGCGACGACGGTCTGCGTCGACCTCAGCCACCAGACGCTCTGGGTGATGCGCGACGGTTCGGTGGTGTTCGCTCCGGTCGTGATCCGCACCAGTGGGGCGAAGCTGGCCACGCCGACCGGTCAGTTCGAGATCACCGAGAAGGAACCCACGCTCTCCGGCGCGGAGCTGCCGTACTGGCAGCGGTTCTTCGAGGACTTCGGGCTGCACGCCACCGATACCTCGTTCTACACCGAGCCCGACAGCGACTCGCGCGGTGTGAACCTGCTCTCCGGCGACGCGAAGACGGTCTACGGCCTGACCGAGATCGGCTCCGAGGTGCACGTCTTCGGCCACAAGGCCGGGACCTGA
- a CDS encoding 1,4-dihydroxy-6-naphthoate synthase: MRLAFSPCPNDTFVFHALVHGLVPGAPPVTVDYADVDVTNGAAEHGEYDLVKVSYAALPWLLDKYTLLPCGGALGRGCGPLVLTREAATGPETVAGKIVAVPGDRTTAYLLFRLWSADHPPAEVVVRPFHEIMPAVAAGEIDAGLVIHEARFTYQRYGLHAATDLGDWWETTTGLPIPLGAILARTDLAERTGVTPAAAAEFVRASVTAAWADPTASRHYVLSHAQEMEDHVVDQHIGLYVNEFTRNLGTEGYAAVEALLGRAAEAGLVPPVVIPRLTAV; this comes from the coding sequence ATGCGGTTGGCGTTCTCGCCCTGTCCGAACGACACGTTCGTTTTCCACGCGCTGGTGCACGGGCTGGTGCCGGGAGCGCCCCCTGTCACCGTGGACTACGCCGACGTCGACGTGACCAACGGCGCCGCGGAGCATGGCGAGTACGACCTGGTCAAGGTCTCCTACGCGGCGCTTCCGTGGCTACTGGACAAGTACACGCTGCTGCCGTGCGGTGGTGCCTTAGGGCGCGGTTGCGGGCCACTCGTCCTGACTCGGGAGGCGGCCACCGGCCCGGAGACCGTGGCCGGCAAAATCGTCGCCGTCCCTGGTGACCGCACCACCGCGTACCTGCTGTTCCGCCTGTGGTCGGCCGACCACCCGCCGGCCGAGGTCGTCGTCCGGCCGTTCCACGAAATCATGCCGGCGGTCGCAGCCGGAGAGATCGACGCCGGACTGGTCATCCACGAGGCACGGTTCACCTACCAGCGGTACGGCCTGCACGCCGCCACCGATCTCGGCGACTGGTGGGAGACGACCACCGGCCTGCCGATCCCGCTGGGTGCGATCTTGGCCCGCACCGACCTCGCCGAGCGCACCGGAGTGACTCCGGCGGCCGCCGCCGAGTTCGTCCGCGCCTCGGTGACCGCAGCCTGGGCCGACCCCACCGCGAGCCGCCACTACGTCCTCTCCCACGCCCAGGAGATGGAAGACCACGTCGTCGACCAACACATCGGCCTGTACGTGAATGAGTTCACCCGCAATTTGGGTACCGAGGGATATGCGGCGGTGGAAGCGCTGCTGGGGCGAGCAGCCGAAGCGGGACTGGTTCCTCCGGTGGTCATTCCTCGGTTGACCGCCGTTTAG
- a CDS encoding HAD family hydrolase produces the protein MSLPSPVVGFDLDMTLIDSRPGIGAVYDALAAETGVPIDSALVTSRLGPPLDVELANWFPADRVSAMADRYRELYPSLAIAASLPLPGATEALAAVHRLGGRTIVVTSKYGPNARLHVEHLGLPVDDLVGNVYAEAKGPALAERGAVVYVGDHTADIAAARAAGTVSVAVATGPFGVDALRAAGADVVLDDLREFPSWLAEYARSAQRAG, from the coding sequence ATGTCCCTTCCCTCGCCGGTTGTCGGGTTCGACCTCGACATGACGTTGATCGACAGTCGCCCGGGTATCGGGGCCGTCTACGACGCGCTCGCGGCGGAGACCGGCGTTCCGATCGACAGCGCCCTGGTCACGTCCCGCCTCGGGCCCCCGCTCGACGTCGAGCTCGCGAACTGGTTCCCGGCGGATCGGGTATCCGCGATGGCCGACCGGTACCGCGAGCTCTACCCCTCGCTCGCCATCGCGGCCTCGCTCCCGCTGCCCGGCGCGACCGAGGCGCTGGCGGCGGTGCACCGGCTCGGTGGCCGCACGATCGTCGTCACCAGCAAGTACGGACCGAACGCGCGGCTGCACGTCGAACACCTCGGGCTACCCGTCGACGACCTGGTCGGCAACGTCTACGCGGAGGCCAAGGGACCGGCGCTCGCCGAGCGCGGCGCCGTTGTCTACGTCGGGGACCACACCGCGGACATCGCCGCCGCCAGGGCCGCGGGGACGGTGTCGGTCGCGGTCGCGACCGGTCCTTTCGGGGTGGACGCTCTGCGCGCCGCCGGCGCGGACGTGGTGCTGGACGATCTGCGGGAGTTCCCGTCGTGGCTGGCGGAGTACGCGCGCAGCGCCCAACGAGCGGGCTGA
- a CDS encoding DNA repair helicase XPB, with product MPNGPLIVQSDKTLLLETDHPDASACRMAIAPFAELERAPEHVHTYRLTPLGLWNARAAGHDAESVVDALVRYSRYAVPHALLVDVADTMDRYGRLQLLNSPVHGLVLHALDRAVLVEITRNKKVSPMLGAKVDDDTVAVHPSERGRLKQVLLKVGWPAEDLAGYVDGEAHPIELAQNGWTLRSYQQEAVENFWAGGSGVVVLPCGAGKTLVGAAAMAEAKATTLILVTNTVAGRQWKRELVARTSLTEDEIGEYSGERKEIRPVTIATYQVMTSRKGGEYRHLELFGARDWGLIVYDEVHLLPAPIFRLTADLQSRRRLGLTATLVREDGREGDVFSLIGPKRYDAPWKDIEAQGWIAPAECVEVRVTMTDAERMTYAVAEPEERYRICATARTKIPVIQKLVEKHKGEQVLVIGAYLDQLDEISAELEAPVIEGKTTNKERERLFEAFRQGEINTLVVSKVANFSIDLPEAAVAIQISGTFGSRQEEAQRLGRVLRPKADGRQAHFYTVVSRDSLDADYAAHRQRFLAEQGYAYTIVDADDVLGPPLPDVG from the coding sequence GTGCCGAACGGTCCGCTGATCGTCCAGTCGGACAAGACCCTGCTGCTGGAGACCGACCACCCCGACGCGTCGGCCTGCCGGATGGCGATCGCACCGTTCGCTGAGCTGGAGCGGGCGCCGGAGCACGTCCATACCTACCGTCTGACCCCGCTCGGGTTGTGGAACGCCCGCGCGGCCGGCCACGACGCCGAGTCGGTGGTGGACGCGTTGGTCCGCTACTCCCGTTATGCCGTGCCGCACGCCCTGCTGGTCGACGTGGCCGACACGATGGACCGCTACGGCCGCCTCCAGCTGCTGAACTCGCCGGTGCACGGCCTGGTGCTGCACGCGCTCGACCGGGCGGTCCTGGTGGAGATCACCCGGAACAAGAAGGTCTCCCCGATGCTCGGGGCGAAGGTCGACGACGACACGGTTGCCGTCCACCCGTCCGAGCGGGGTCGCCTCAAGCAGGTGCTGCTGAAGGTCGGCTGGCCGGCGGAGGACCTCGCCGGATACGTCGACGGCGAGGCGCACCCGATCGAGCTGGCCCAGAACGGCTGGACGCTGCGCTCCTACCAGCAGGAGGCGGTGGAGAACTTCTGGGCCGGCGGCTCGGGAGTCGTCGTGCTGCCCTGCGGCGCGGGCAAGACGCTGGTGGGTGCCGCGGCGATGGCCGAGGCCAAGGCAACGACGCTGATCCTGGTGACGAACACCGTCGCGGGCCGGCAGTGGAAGCGCGAACTGGTCGCCCGGACGTCGCTGACCGAGGACGAGATCGGCGAGTACTCCGGCGAGCGCAAGGAGATCCGACCGGTCACCATCGCGACGTACCAGGTGATGACGTCCCGCAAGGGCGGCGAGTACCGGCACCTGGAGCTGTTCGGCGCCCGCGACTGGGGCCTGATCGTCTACGACGAGGTGCACCTGCTGCCTGCGCCGATCTTCCGGCTCACCGCCGACCTGCAGTCCCGCCGCCGGCTCGGGCTGACCGCGACGCTGGTGCGCGAGGACGGCCGCGAGGGCGACGTGTTCTCGCTGATCGGCCCGAAGCGGTACGACGCACCGTGGAAGGACATCGAGGCGCAGGGCTGGATCGCTCCGGCGGAGTGCGTCGAGGTCCGCGTCACGATGACCGATGCCGAGCGGATGACGTACGCGGTCGCCGAGCCCGAGGAGCGGTATCGGATCTGCGCGACCGCGCGGACGAAGATCCCGGTCATCCAGAAGCTGGTCGAGAAGCACAAGGGTGAGCAGGTGCTGGTGATCGGCGCCTACCTCGACCAGTTGGACGAGATCTCCGCGGAGCTGGAAGCACCGGTCATCGAGGGCAAGACGACAAACAAGGAGCGGGAGCGGCTGTTCGAGGCGTTCCGCCAGGGCGAGATCAACACGCTGGTGGTTTCGAAGGTCGCGAATTTCTCGATCGACTTGCCGGAGGCCGCGGTCGCCATCCAGATCTCCGGGACGTTCGGCTCCCGGCAGGAGGAGGCACAGCGGCTGGGGCGGGTGCTGCGCCCGAAGGCCGACGGACGGCAGGCGCACTTCTACACGGTGGTCAGCCGGGACAGCCTGGACGCCGACTACGCCGCTCACCGGCAGCGGTTCCTCGCCGAGCAGGGTTACGCGTACACGATCGTGGACGCCGACGACGTGCTCGGCCCACCGCTGCCCGACGTCGGCTGA